A genomic segment from Gammaproteobacteria bacterium encodes:
- a CDS encoding CDP-archaeol synthase: MLLILQLLILLIVANGIPIIAKNILGQHFNYPVDGGIHFFDGKPLFGKSKTIRGVVLSIIITPFFALLLGLDWYIGIIIASAAMLGDLFSSFIKRRMKMPPSSMALGIDQVPETLFPLLACQSLLNLSAEEIIAIVVIFFIVELLLSRILYKLNIRDRPY; this comes from the coding sequence ATGTTATTAATACTGCAACTTCTCATTTTATTAATTGTTGCCAATGGCATACCCATTATTGCAAAGAATATTTTAGGGCAACATTTCAACTATCCAGTCGATGGAGGTATTCATTTTTTTGATGGAAAACCACTCTTTGGAAAATCAAAGACAATACGCGGAGTTGTTCTATCAATCATCATCACACCATTCTTTGCACTTCTTTTGGGACTCGACTGGTATATTGGTATAATCATTGCGAGCGCAGCCATGCTCGGAGACCTGTTCTCAAGCTTTATCAAACGCCGCATGAAAATGCCACCCAGCAGTATGGCACTTGGGATTGACCAAGTGCCGGAAACACTGTTTCCACTGTTAGCATGTCAAAGCCTGTTGAATCTGAGCGCTGAAGAGATAATTGCTATTGTCGTCATATTTTTTATTGTTGAACTCCTGCTCTCCCGTATTCTATATAAACTGAATATTCGTGATAGGCCCTATTAA
- a CDS encoding PilZ domain-containing protein: protein MTKEFKEQRHFRRIPFDTRVILKNDHQEWCCHLIDISLQGALVEVKDPWTETSSDPFTLEFLQSGIDVLIHMDVSIKHVTDRFLGLQVKHIDLESISHLKRLVELNLGSSDAINRELTELGKQMTSD from the coding sequence ATGACAAAAGAGTTTAAAGAGCAGCGCCATTTTCGAAGAATTCCCTTTGATACCCGAGTTATTCTTAAAAATGACCATCAGGAATGGTGTTGTCACCTCATTGATATTTCACTTCAAGGCGCATTAGTGGAAGTCAAAGACCCATGGACAGAAACATCCAGTGACCCATTCACTCTGGAATTTTTGCAATCAGGTATTGATGTGCTCATCCATATGGATGTATCCATCAAACATGTAACAGACAGGTTTCTGGGTTTGCAAGTCAAACATATTGACTTGGAAAGTATCAGTCACCTGAAACGCCTTGTCGAACTTAACCTCGGCAGCAGTGATGCAATTAACCGTGAGCTGACTGAACTTGGCAAACAGATGACCTCAGATTGA